A region from the Pseudomonas triticicola genome encodes:
- a CDS encoding S66 peptidase family protein, with the protein MTVRPSHTLIAHRAVPALPSEGTIGVIAPAGPGALDTEKALQWMRARGYELKVFPGVYEKDGYLAGSDDVRLRDLHAAFADPDVDAIICLRGGYGTPRLLDRIDYDLLSRHAKPFVGYSDITALHLAISRYAGFVTFHGPLLNADLLGDKEPPTVTSFFAMLRGQLKAGSVLSHPAAYPLSTVEPGIAHGRLLGGNLAMIAATLGTPYEIDVEGVILFIEDINEPLYRIDRLLTQMRLAGKLARLRGVLVGDIAGVEVDALNRLLKQTFEPLRIPVLSGWRSGHCDPNLTLPLGALVRLDAGKQELLLEQDVVIKAETVIA; encoded by the coding sequence ATGACCGTTCGACCGAGCCATACCCTGATTGCCCACCGAGCCGTACCGGCGCTGCCCTCCGAAGGGACGATCGGCGTCATCGCGCCTGCCGGTCCCGGCGCCCTCGACACTGAAAAAGCGCTTCAGTGGATGCGCGCGCGTGGCTATGAGCTGAAGGTGTTTCCGGGTGTCTATGAGAAGGACGGCTATCTGGCTGGCAGTGACGACGTACGCCTGCGCGATCTGCACGCGGCGTTCGCTGACCCCGACGTCGACGCGATCATTTGTCTGCGCGGTGGCTACGGTACGCCGCGTCTGCTCGACCGAATCGATTACGACCTGCTCAGCCGGCATGCCAAGCCGTTTGTCGGCTATAGCGACATCACTGCGCTGCACCTGGCCATCAGTCGCTACGCCGGGTTTGTGACCTTTCATGGCCCGCTGCTCAACGCCGACCTGCTAGGCGACAAAGAGCCGCCGACCGTCACCTCATTCTTCGCCATGCTGCGCGGGCAATTGAAAGCAGGCAGTGTGCTCAGCCACCCCGCGGCGTATCCGTTATCAACCGTCGAACCGGGCATCGCTCACGGGCGGTTGCTTGGCGGCAATCTGGCGATGATCGCTGCAACTCTCGGCACGCCCTACGAGATTGATGTCGAAGGGGTGATCCTGTTTATCGAAGACATCAACGAGCCTCTGTATCGCATTGATCGCCTGCTGACCCAGATGCGTCTGGCCGGCAAATTGGCCAGGCTGCGCGGTGTGCTGGTGGGTGATATCGCCGGGGTGGAGGTCGACGCGCTGAATCGGCTGCTCAAGCAAACCTTTGAGCCGTTACGGATTCCGGTGTTGTCGGGTTGGCGCAGTGGCCATTGCGACCCGAACCTGACGCTGCCGTTGGGCGCGCTGGTGCGCCTGGATGCGGGGAAGCAGGAGTTGCTGCTGGAGCAGGATGTGGTGATCAAGGCTGAAACGGTTATTGCCTGA
- a CDS encoding lytic murein transglycosylase, with translation MPPSLSRRWPVRQLIAASSFILLVACAEKPTAADAQPLQAAPVTTAPAIIPPVVPSADPLDIQPTQTFAEWQAGFRKDALAAGIRPELFDQAFANVSFDASVIRADRSQPEFSRPVWEYLDGALSPLRVRKGQALINQYADILQSIEQRYGVDRQALVSVWGMESNFGQFQGSKSVINSLATLAYEGRRPGFAHAQLIAALQILQQGDITPEKMLGSWAGAMGQTQFIPTTYNTHAVDFDGDGRRDIWGSPADALASTAHYLQSSGWQRGQPWGFEVQLPSGFNYTLADGTIRKSVAEWRQLGVSLPNGAQVPAGSEQLSAALLLPAGYRGPAFLILDNFRAILKYNNSSSYALAVSLLSERFEGAGLINGSWPKDDLPLSRTERIELQTLLSARNYDAGTADGIIGANTRKAIRSAQQALGWPADGYPTHKLLESLRNQ, from the coding sequence ATGCCCCCAAGTCTTTCCCGTCGTTGGCCCGTGCGCCAATTGATCGCTGCCTCCAGCTTCATTCTGCTTGTCGCCTGCGCGGAAAAACCCACCGCCGCCGATGCACAACCACTTCAAGCCGCCCCGGTTACCACGGCCCCAGCGATTATTCCGCCGGTAGTGCCGTCCGCCGATCCGCTCGATATTCAACCGACCCAGACCTTCGCCGAATGGCAGGCCGGTTTCCGCAAAGATGCCCTAGCCGCCGGGATTCGCCCCGAGCTGTTCGATCAGGCATTTGCCAATGTCAGCTTCGACGCCAGCGTGATCCGCGCCGATCGCAGCCAGCCGGAGTTTTCCCGTCCGGTGTGGGAATACCTCGACGGCGCGTTGTCGCCGTTGCGTGTGCGCAAGGGTCAGGCGCTGATCAATCAGTACGCCGATATTCTGCAAAGCATTGAGCAGCGTTATGGCGTGGATCGCCAGGCGCTGGTGTCGGTGTGGGGCATGGAAAGCAATTTCGGCCAGTTCCAGGGCAGCAAGTCGGTCATCAACTCGCTGGCCACCCTCGCCTACGAAGGCCGTCGCCCGGGCTTTGCTCACGCGCAGTTGATCGCCGCCCTGCAGATTCTGCAGCAGGGCGATATCACGCCGGAGAAAATGCTCGGCTCCTGGGCCGGCGCGATGGGCCAGACCCAGTTCATTCCGACCACTTACAACACCCACGCCGTGGATTTTGACGGTGACGGCCGCCGCGACATCTGGGGCAGCCCGGCCGATGCCCTGGCCTCGACCGCGCATTACCTGCAAAGCTCGGGCTGGCAACGTGGCCAGCCGTGGGGTTTTGAAGTGCAATTGCCGAGCGGCTTCAACTACACCCTGGCGGATGGCACGATTCGCAAAAGCGTCGCCGAATGGCGGCAACTGGGCGTGAGCCTGCCCAATGGTGCGCAGGTGCCAGCCGGTTCCGAGCAACTGTCCGCCGCCCTGCTGTTGCCGGCCGGTTATCGCGGCCCGGCGTTTCTGATCCTCGATAACTTCCGCGCGATTCTCAAGTACAACAATTCTTCGTCGTATGCGCTGGCGGTGAGTCTGTTGTCCGAGCGCTTCGAGGGCGCGGGCCTGATCAATGGCAGCTGGCCGAAAGATGATCTGCCGCTGAGCCGCACCGAGCGCATCGAATTGCAGACGCTATTGAGCGCGCGTAATTATGACGCCGGCACAGCGGACGGGATTATCGGCGCCAATACCCGCAAGGCCATTCGCAGTGCCCAGCAGGCGCTGGGCTGGCCGGCGGATGGGTATCCGACGCACAAGTTGCTTGAGAGCCTGCGCAACCAATAG
- the arfA gene encoding alternative ribosome rescue factor ArfA codes for MSKKPAKHGPNKAKSIVAQPLFRSRQERPAKGKGSYRREAFRSDNREAFYFLAA; via the coding sequence ATGAGCAAGAAGCCAGCAAAGCATGGCCCCAACAAGGCCAAATCCATCGTCGCCCAGCCCTTGTTCCGCAGCCGCCAGGAACGACCAGCCAAGGGCAAAGGCAGCTACCGCCGCGAAGCCTTCCGGTCTGACAACCGGGAGGCTTTTTACTTTCTGGCTGCCTGA
- the holA gene encoding DNA polymerase III subunit delta: protein MKLAPAQLGKHLQGALAPVYIISGDDPLLCQEAADAIRTAARQQGFDERQVFAADANFDWGTLLQAGASMSLFAEKRLLELRLPSGKPGDKGAAALIEYCSRPAEDTVLLISLPKLDGSAQKTKWGKALVEGQQTQFVQIWPVDANQLPSWIRQRLSQAGLSASQDAVELIAARVEGNLLAAAQEIEKLKLMAEGGQITVETVQAAVADSARFDVFGLTDAVLNGEPAHALRMLEGLRGEGVEPPVILWALARELRLLANISLQYSQGTPLDKCFSQSKPPVWDKRKPLMSKALQRYSAQRWAQLLLEAQRIDAQIKGQAAGSPWMSLSRLALLMAGQRLSLPAE from the coding sequence ATGAAGCTCGCTCCCGCGCAACTCGGCAAACACCTGCAAGGCGCACTTGCGCCGGTCTACATCATCAGCGGCGATGACCCATTGCTGTGTCAGGAAGCCGCCGACGCCATCCGCACCGCTGCCCGTCAGCAAGGTTTCGACGAACGTCAGGTCTTCGCCGCCGACGCCAATTTCGATTGGGGGACGTTGCTGCAGGCCGGCGCAAGCATGTCGCTGTTCGCCGAAAAACGCCTGCTGGAACTGCGTCTGCCGTCGGGCAAACCCGGCGACAAAGGCGCCGCCGCGCTGATCGAATATTGCTCACGCCCCGCTGAAGACACTGTCCTGCTGATCAGCTTGCCGAAGCTCGATGGCAGCGCGCAGAAAACCAAGTGGGGCAAGGCACTGGTCGAAGGCCAGCAAACCCAGTTCGTGCAGATCTGGCCGGTGGATGCCAATCAGTTGCCCAGCTGGATTCGTCAGCGCCTGTCCCAGGCCGGCCTGTCGGCCAGCCAGGACGCCGTCGAATTGATTGCCGCGCGTGTCGAAGGCAACCTGCTCGCCGCCGCCCAGGAAATCGAAAAGCTTAAACTGATGGCCGAAGGCGGGCAGATCACCGTCGAAACCGTGCAGGCCGCCGTGGCCGACAGTGCGCGGTTCGACGTGTTCGGCCTGACCGACGCGGTGCTCAACGGCGAACCGGCCCACGCGTTGCGCATGCTTGAGGGTCTGCGCGGCGAAGGCGTCGAGCCGCCGGTGATCCTCTGGGCACTGGCGCGGGAGTTGCGCCTGCTGGCCAACATCTCCCTGCAATACAGCCAGGGCACACCACTGGACAAGTGCTTCAGCCAGTCGAAACCGCCAGTCTGGGACAAGCGCAAGCCGCTGATGAGCAAGGCGCTGCAACGCTACTCGGCGCAACGCTGGGCGCAGTTGTTGCTCGAAGCGCAGCGTATCGACGCGCAGATCAAGGGCCAGGCGGCGGGTTCGCCGTGGATGAGCTTGAGTCGTCTGGCGTTGTTGATGGCTGGCCAGCGATTGTCTTTGCCTGCCGAATAA
- the lptE gene encoding LPS-assembly lipoprotein LptE — MIKRNLLVMGLAVLLSACGFQLRGTGTNELSIKEIDLSARNAYGETVTQLRQTLESSGVKVYTGAPYKLYLADEQESQRILSYAGAGRTGEYQVNTVLSYDIRGDKDLSLISDKLEVQKVFIHDGNNLVGSDQEANDARHEIRRELVQRMMLRLSQLTPGQLQQLQQTANDRAKAEADALEAAQKAEAETPRQSPLEIPQQ; from the coding sequence ATGATCAAACGCAATCTGCTGGTGATGGGCCTCGCCGTTCTGCTGAGCGCCTGCGGTTTCCAGTTGCGTGGTACCGGCACCAACGAACTGTCGATCAAGGAAATCGACCTGAGCGCGCGTAACGCTTACGGCGAAACCGTGACACAGCTGCGTCAGACGCTGGAATCCAGCGGCGTCAAGGTCTACACAGGCGCGCCGTACAAGCTGTACCTGGCTGACGAACAGGAAAGCCAGCGCATTCTCAGCTATGCCGGTGCCGGCCGTACAGGCGAGTATCAGGTCAACACTGTGCTGAGTTATGACATCCGCGGCGACAAAGACCTGTCGCTGATCAGCGACAAGCTCGAAGTGCAGAAGGTGTTCATTCACGACGGCAACAACCTCGTCGGCTCCGATCAGGAAGCCAACGACGCCCGTCATGAAATCCGCCGCGAGCTGGTGCAGCGCATGATGCTGCGCCTGTCACAGCTGACTCCTGGCCAGTTGCAGCAACTGCAGCAAACCGCCAATGACCGCGCCAAGGCTGAAGCCGATGCGCTGGAAGCGGCGCAGAAGGCTGAGGCGGAAACCCCGCGTCAGTCGCCGCTCGAAATCCCGCAGCAGTAA
- the leuS gene encoding leucine--tRNA ligase yields MHEQYQPREIEAAAQSFWDEQKSFEVSEQPGKETYYCLSMFPYPSGKLHMGHVRNYTIGDVISRYQRMQGKNVLQPMGWDAFGMPAENAAMKNNVAPAKWTYENIAYMKSQLRSLGLAVDWSREVTTCKPDYYRWEQWLFTRLFEKGVIYRKNGTVNWDPVDQTVLANEQVIDGRGWRSGALIEKREIPMYYFKITAYADELLESLDELTGWPEQVKTMQRNWIGKSRGMEVQFPYNVDSIGEAGTLKVFTTRPDTLMGATYVAVAAEHPLATLAAQNNPELQAFIAECKGGSVAEADVATQEKKGLPTGLFVEHPLTGEKLPVWVANYVLMHYGDGAVMAVPAHDERDFEFAHKYNLPVKSVVRTSSGDTNPAPWQDAYGEHGTLINSGEFDGLDFAGAFDAMEVALIKKQLGASRTQFRLRDWGISRQRYWGCPIPIIHCAACGDVPVPEDQLPVVLPEDVVPDGAGSPLARMPEFYECSCPKCGAPAKRETDTMDTFVESSWYYARYASPHFEGGLVEKSAADHWLPVDQYIGGIEHAILHLLYARFFHKLMRDEGLVSSNEPFKNLLTQGMVIAETYYRREANGAYTWFNPADVELERDSKAKVISAKLKSDGLPVEIGGTEKMAKSKNNGVDPQSMIDQFGADTCRLFMMFASPPDMSAEWSDSGVEGSHRFLKRVWRLAQAHVTQGLPGKLDIAALNDEQKTVRRAIHLAIKQASHDVGQNHKFNTAIAQVMTLMNVLEKAAQGTEQDRALLHEGLEAVTLLLAPITPHISHELWKQLGHADAVIDAGWPAVDESALVQDNLTLVIQVNGKLRGQIEMPASATREEIEAAARINENVLRFVDGLTIRKVIVVPGKLVNIVAS; encoded by the coding sequence ATGCACGAACAATATCAGCCACGTGAGATCGAAGCCGCCGCCCAGTCGTTCTGGGATGAGCAAAAGTCCTTTGAAGTCAGTGAACAGCCAGGCAAGGAAACCTACTACTGCCTGTCGATGTTCCCTTACCCCAGCGGCAAGCTGCACATGGGCCACGTGCGCAACTACACCATTGGCGACGTGATCTCGCGCTACCAGCGCATGCAGGGCAAGAATGTTCTGCAGCCAATGGGTTGGGATGCGTTCGGCATGCCGGCGGAAAACGCCGCAATGAAAAACAACGTAGCGCCCGCCAAGTGGACCTACGAGAACATCGCCTACATGAAGTCGCAGCTGCGCAGCCTCGGCCTCGCGGTGGACTGGTCCCGTGAAGTGACCACCTGCAAGCCGGACTACTACCGATGGGAACAATGGCTGTTCACCCGCCTGTTCGAAAAAGGCGTGATCTACCGTAAAAACGGCACCGTGAACTGGGACCCGGTCGACCAGACCGTTCTGGCCAACGAGCAAGTCATCGACGGCCGTGGCTGGCGCTCCGGCGCGCTGATCGAAAAGCGCGAAATCCCGATGTACTACTTCAAGATCACCGCTTACGCCGACGAGCTGCTGGAAAGCCTCGACGAACTGACTGGCTGGCCGGAACAGGTCAAGACCATGCAGCGCAACTGGATCGGCAAGTCCCGTGGCATGGAAGTGCAGTTCCCGTACAACGTCGATTCGATCGGCGAAGCCGGCACCCTGAAAGTCTTCACCACCCGTCCGGACACCCTGATGGGCGCGACCTACGTCGCCGTCGCTGCCGAGCACCCGCTGGCCACCCTGGCCGCGCAGAACAATCCCGAGCTGCAAGCGTTCATCGCTGAATGCAAGGGCGGCAGCGTCGCTGAAGCCGATGTCGCCACCCAGGAAAAGAAAGGCCTGCCGACCGGCCTGTTCGTCGAGCACCCGCTGACCGGCGAGAAGCTGCCGGTGTGGGTCGCCAACTACGTGCTGATGCACTACGGCGACGGCGCGGTCATGGCGGTTCCGGCCCACGACGAGCGCGATTTCGAGTTCGCTCACAAGTACAACCTGCCGGTGAAATCGGTGGTGCGCACCAGCTCCGGTGACACCAACCCGGCGCCGTGGCAGGACGCTTACGGCGAGCACGGCACGCTGATCAACTCCGGTGAGTTCGACGGCCTCGACTTCGCCGGCGCGTTCGACGCCATGGAAGTCGCCCTGATCAAGAAACAACTCGGCGCCTCGCGCACCCAGTTCCGCCTGCGCGACTGGGGCATCAGCCGCCAGCGCTACTGGGGCTGCCCGATCCCGATCATCCACTGCGCGGCGTGCGGTGACGTGCCAGTGCCGGAAGATCAACTGCCGGTCGTATTGCCGGAAGACGTGGTGCCGGACGGCGCCGGTTCGCCGCTGGCGCGCATGCCCGAGTTCTACGAATGCAGCTGCCCGAAATGCGGCGCGCCGGCCAAGCGTGAAACCGACACCATGGACACCTTCGTCGAGTCGTCGTGGTACTACGCCCGCTACGCCTCGCCGCACTTCGAGGGCGGTTTGGTGGAGAAATCCGCAGCCGATCACTGGCTGCCGGTGGATCAGTACATCGGTGGTATCGAACACGCCATTCTCCACCTGCTCTACGCGCGCTTCTTCCACAAGCTGATGCGCGACGAAGGTCTGGTCAGCTCCAACGAGCCGTTCAAGAACCTGCTGACCCAGGGCATGGTGATCGCCGAGACTTACTATCGTCGCGAAGCCAATGGCGCCTACACCTGGTTCAACCCGGCAGACGTGGAACTTGAGCGTGACAGCAAAGCCAAGGTGATCAGCGCCAAGCTGAAATCCGACGGCCTGCCGGTGGAAATCGGCGGTACCGAGAAGATGGCCAAGTCGAAGAACAACGGCGTCGACCCGCAGTCGATGATCGACCAGTTCGGCGCCGACACCTGCCGCCTGTTCATGATGTTCGCTTCGCCGCCTGACATGAGCGCGGAATGGTCTGACTCCGGCGTTGAAGGTTCGCACCGTTTCCTCAAGCGCGTCTGGCGTCTGGCGCAAGCCCACGTCACCCAGGGCCTGCCGGGCAAACTGGATATCGCCGCTCTGAACGACGAGCAGAAAACCGTGCGTCGTGCGATCCACCTGGCAATCAAGCAGGCCAGCCATGACGTCGGCCAGAACCACAAATTCAACACGGCCATCGCTCAGGTGATGACGCTGATGAACGTGCTGGAAAAAGCCGCCCAAGGCACCGAACAGGACCGCGCGCTGCTGCACGAAGGTCTGGAAGCGGTGACCCTGCTGCTGGCACCGATCACCCCGCACATCAGCCACGAACTGTGGAAGCAGTTGGGTCACGCCGATGCGGTGATCGATGCAGGCTGGCCGGCCGTGGACGAAAGTGCCTTGGTGCAGGACAACCTGACCCTGGTCATTCAGGTCAACGGCAAGCTGCGCGGGCAGATCGAAATGCCGGCCAGCGCCACCCGCGAAGAAATCGAAGCCGCTGCACGCATCAACGAAAACGTGCTGCGTTTCGTCGACGGCCTGACCATTCGCAAAGTGATCGTGGTACCGGGCAAACTGGTCAACATCGTCGCCAGCTAA
- a CDS encoding YdcF family protein gives MPLRYFIKQLLLPPGILLLLLLAAWWLRRSRPRLAGVCFAFGFGGLLLMSLPVVVQWSAKALEREPPLARQEWTTLAQRADAIVVLGSGRERGDIAWGEDQPTGVGLERQRYAARLARASGLPILTSGGLHYGTPPTEAKLMADSLRDDFDVSVRWQEGASRTTWENARMTADILLPQGIKRVVVVTQAWHMPRAVWSFEQAGFEVVPAPVGFLGTDNARPFGGWLPEFKSIWQSGQLLNEAVGQVGYSLFYR, from the coding sequence ATGCCCCTTCGCTATTTCATCAAACAACTTTTACTGCCGCCCGGCATTCTTTTGCTGCTGTTGCTGGCCGCCTGGTGGCTGCGCCGCTCGCGGCCTCGTCTGGCTGGCGTATGTTTTGCCTTCGGCTTTGGTGGCCTGCTGCTGATGAGCCTGCCGGTGGTCGTGCAGTGGAGCGCCAAGGCGTTGGAACGTGAGCCGCCGCTGGCGCGGCAGGAATGGACGACCCTGGCGCAACGTGCCGATGCGATTGTGGTGCTGGGCTCGGGACGCGAGCGCGGTGACATCGCCTGGGGCGAAGACCAGCCGACCGGCGTCGGCCTTGAGCGTCAGCGTTACGCCGCACGCCTGGCCAGGGCCTCGGGCCTGCCGATTCTGACCAGCGGCGGCTTGCATTACGGCACGCCCCCGACCGAGGCGAAGTTGATGGCGGACTCGTTGCGTGATGACTTCGACGTGAGCGTGCGCTGGCAGGAAGGCGCGAGCCGTACCACTTGGGAAAACGCCAGGATGACGGCGGACATTCTCTTGCCGCAGGGGATCAAGCGCGTCGTCGTGGTGACGCAGGCGTGGCACATGCCGCGTGCGGTGTGGAGCTTTGAGCAGGCAGGATTCGAAGTGGTGCCGGCACCGGTGGGCTTTTTAGGCACTGACAACGCCCGGCCGTTTGGCGGCTGGCTGCCGGAGTTCAAGTCGATCTGGCAGAGCGGGCAATTGCTCAATGAAGCGGTGGGGCAGGTGGGGTATTCGTTGTTTTACCGCTGA
- the lnt gene encoding apolipoprotein N-acyltransferase, which translates to MRWTTRPGWPGNLLAVAAGAITTFALAPFDIWPLALLAVGLFYAGLRELSPRQALGRGWCFGFGLFGAGTSWIYYSIHHFGGASVLLAGLLMLLFTAAIAWFFALPAWLWARWLRRNEAPLADALAFAALWVGQEAFRGWFLTGFPWLYSGYSQLDGPLAGLAPVGGMWLVSFVLALTAALIYNAPRLLQTRRKGFIAAGVVLLAGPWVAGIALKGHAWTSPSGAPLTVAAIQGNVAQSMKWDPAELNAQLALYRDLSFRSKPVDLLIWPETAVPVLKESAEGYLTMMGNFAAERKSALITGVPIRQTVHHERRFFNGITVVGEGDGTYLKQKLVPFGEYVPLQDLLRGLIAFFDLPMSDFARGPSDQALLQAKGYQIAPFICYEVVYPEFAAGLSARSDLLLTISNDTWFGTSIGPLQHLQMAQMRALEAGRWMIRATNNGVTGLINPFGQITEQIPQFEQGVLYGEVVPMHDLTPYLQWRSWPLIALCLLLFGWALMASRMSKTL; encoded by the coding sequence ATGCGCTGGACAACCCGCCCCGGCTGGCCCGGTAACCTGCTGGCCGTGGCGGCCGGTGCAATCACCACATTCGCTCTCGCCCCGTTCGACATCTGGCCGCTGGCATTGCTGGCGGTTGGTCTGTTCTATGCCGGTTTGCGTGAGCTGAGCCCGCGTCAGGCGCTCGGCCGTGGCTGGTGCTTCGGCTTCGGCCTGTTCGGTGCCGGCACCAGTTGGATCTATTACAGCATTCATCATTTCGGTGGCGCTTCGGTGTTGCTCGCCGGGCTCCTGATGCTGCTGTTCACCGCGGCGATTGCCTGGTTCTTCGCCCTGCCCGCGTGGCTATGGGCGCGCTGGTTGCGGCGTAACGAAGCACCGCTGGCGGATGCCTTGGCCTTTGCTGCGCTGTGGGTCGGCCAGGAAGCGTTTCGCGGCTGGTTCCTCACCGGTTTTCCGTGGCTGTATTCCGGTTATAGCCAGCTCGACGGTCCGCTGGCCGGGCTCGCTCCGGTGGGCGGCATGTGGCTGGTCTCGTTTGTTCTGGCACTGACGGCGGCGCTGATCTACAACGCGCCGCGCTTGTTGCAGACGCGTCGCAAAGGCTTTATCGCTGCCGGTGTGGTACTTCTGGCGGGGCCTTGGGTAGCAGGCATCGCCCTCAAAGGCCACGCGTGGACCAGCCCGTCCGGCGCACCGCTGACGGTCGCCGCGATTCAGGGCAATGTCGCGCAAAGCATGAAATGGGACCCGGCAGAACTCAACGCGCAACTGGCGCTGTACCGTGATCTGAGCTTCCGCTCCAAACCGGTCGATCTGCTGATCTGGCCGGAAACCGCCGTGCCGGTGTTGAAGGAGTCCGCCGAGGGCTACCTGACGATGATGGGCAACTTCGCCGCCGAGCGTAAATCGGCGTTGATCACCGGTGTGCCGATCCGCCAGACCGTGCATCACGAACGGCGCTTCTTCAACGGCATCACCGTGGTCGGCGAAGGCGACGGCACTTACCTGAAGCAGAAACTGGTGCCGTTCGGCGAGTACGTGCCGTTGCAGGACCTGTTGCGCGGCTTGATCGCGTTCTTCGACCTGCCGATGTCGGACTTCGCTCGCGGCCCGTCGGATCAAGCGCTCTTGCAAGCCAAGGGTTACCAGATCGCACCGTTTATCTGCTACGAAGTGGTCTATCCGGAATTCGCCGCCGGCCTGTCGGCACGCAGTGATCTGTTGCTGACGATCAGCAACGACACCTGGTTCGGCACGTCCATCGGCCCGCTGCAACACCTGCAAATGGCGCAGATGCGCGCGCTGGAAGCCGGACGCTGGATGATCCGCGCGACCAACAACGGCGTCACCGGCCTGATCAATCCGTTCGGGCAGATCACCGAGCAGATTCCGCAGTTCGAACAAGGCGTGCTGTACGGCGAAGTGGTACCGATGCACGATCTGACGCCGTATCTGCAATGGCGCTCGTGGCCGTTGATCGCGTTGTGCCTGCTGCTGTTTGGCTGGGCGCTGATGGCGAGCCGGATGTCGAAGACCCTCTGA
- a CDS encoding HlyC/CorC family transporter: MSEDRSSNGQKSWLGKLTQAFAHEPKNRQELLELLRDAHQNKLLDSEALAIVEGAIQVADLQVRDIMVPRSQMISIKATQTPREFLPAVVDSAHSRYPVIGESHDDVMGVLLAKDLLPLILKENGDSFNIKDLLRPATFVPESKRLNVLLREFRANHNHMAIVIDEYGGVAGLVTIEDVLEQIVGDIEDEHDVEEDSYIKPLPSGDFLIKALTPIENFNEFFDSEFSDDEFDTVGGLVMSAFGHLPKRNEITEIGAYRFRILNADSRRIHLLRLTPIAR, encoded by the coding sequence ATGAGCGAAGATCGATCGAGCAACGGGCAGAAGTCATGGCTGGGTAAACTGACCCAGGCTTTTGCCCACGAGCCGAAGAACCGTCAGGAGCTCCTCGAGCTGCTGCGTGATGCACATCAGAACAAACTGCTGGACAGCGAAGCGCTGGCCATCGTTGAAGGCGCCATCCAGGTGGCTGACCTGCAAGTGCGCGACATCATGGTGCCGCGCTCGCAGATGATCAGCATCAAGGCGACCCAGACACCCCGCGAATTCCTCCCCGCCGTGGTCGACTCGGCCCACTCGCGCTATCCGGTCATCGGCGAAAGCCATGACGACGTGATGGGCGTGCTGCTGGCCAAGGACCTGCTGCCGCTGATCCTCAAGGAAAACGGCGACAGCTTCAACATCAAGGACCTGCTGCGCCCGGCCACCTTCGTGCCGGAGTCCAAGCGCCTGAACGTGTTGCTGCGTGAATTCCGCGCCAACCACAACCACATGGCCATCGTCATCGACGAATACGGCGGTGTGGCCGGCCTGGTGACCATCGAAGACGTGCTGGAACAGATCGTCGGCGACATCGAGGACGAGCACGACGTCGAAGAAGACAGCTACATCAAGCCGCTGCCCAGCGGTGACTTCCTGATCAAGGCGTTGACGCCGATCGAGAACTTCAACGAGTTCTTTGACAGCGAATTCTCCGACGACGAGTTCGATACCGTTGGCGGTCTGGTGATGAGCGCGTTCGGCCACTTGCCAAAACGCAACGAAATCACTGAAATCGGCGCCTATCGCTTCCGTATCCTGAACGCCGACAGCCGTCGGATTCATTTGCTGCGACTGACCCCAATCGCCCGGTAA
- the ybeY gene encoding rRNA maturation RNase YbeY, with translation MLELDLQIATEASAPSEAEFRQWCELALRPRSADSEMTIRLVDEEEGRELNHTWRHKDYATNVLSFPAEVPDEFLDIPLLGDLVICVAVVEREAAEQGKELKAHWAHLVIHGCLHLLGYDHIDDDEAEEMEALERELLAELGYPDPYADDETEHSPIVTTKDSE, from the coding sequence ATGCTTGAGCTGGATCTGCAAATCGCCACCGAGGCCAGCGCGCCGAGTGAAGCCGAGTTCCGTCAGTGGTGCGAACTGGCCCTGCGCCCGCGCAGCGCCGATTCGGAAATGACCATTCGTCTGGTCGACGAGGAAGAAGGCCGCGAGCTCAATCACACCTGGCGCCACAAGGACTACGCGACCAATGTGTTGTCGTTCCCGGCGGAAGTGCCTGACGAGTTTCTCGATATTCCGCTGCTCGGCGATCTGGTGATCTGCGTGGCCGTGGTCGAACGCGAAGCCGCCGAGCAGGGCAAGGAACTAAAGGCCCACTGGGCACATCTGGTCATTCACGGCTGCTTGCATCTGCTCGGTTACGACCATATAGATGACGATGAAGCCGAAGAAATGGAAGCACTGGAACGCGAGTTGCTTGCTGAACTGGGCTATCCCGATCCGTACGCGGACGACGAAACCGAACACTCCCCAATCGTTACAACAAAGGATTCAGAGTAA